The Pseudophryne corroboree isolate aPseCor3 chromosome 2, aPseCor3.hap2, whole genome shotgun sequence genome has a segment encoding these proteins:
- the THAP12 gene encoding 52 kDa repressor of the inhibitor of the protein kinase isoform X2: MEIQIVEIEQSEEVAVLTAEERENKDYLKTLFEVVLFMGKQNIPLDGRNCEVPDEVYVPDNFQALLEYRINSGDDVLRRRFEIFAVNQEYCSRSQQAQMLEVCESVLREEVLHDIRNSQFFSVIAEDAVDLAGEEHQPVFIRHLDDANNLREEFIGFLPCGADAEILAVNFLATVTEKWRLNMEYCRGQSFVASSRLSSKMKIVTSRLLQKYPQATFTLCSSCALNIWLANSTPVTGVSVVLGILEDIYLFFKNSPNLQKELESTIASLFLDNVEKGSELQEIVQLEWIRRHDTFEIIVALLESFVLCFDKVACDNLFRWSTRVTSHAFILSSALTDFDFVVTIVILKNALSFTRAFGKNLQGQTSDVFSAANSLTAVLHTLNEVMENIEVYHEFWFEEATNLATKLDIPVKLPGRFRRMQHANLQPDLTAENFYKEALSIPTIQHVIQGLKDIFSEQHLKALKCLSLIPSVMGQLKFSTSEEHNTDLYKCDLPNPDTLSAELHCWRVKWKHRGKDVELPSNIYESLHLPDIKFFPNVHALLKILCILPVIRVESEKFETGRRRLKHYLDNTPAEQRSRHLAFLNVNYDTKHDLDLMVDTYMKMLSNNVKHEPTSPHSEIAENA, encoded by the coding sequence ATGGAAATACAGATTGTGGAGATAGAACAGTCAGAGGAGGTTGCGGTGTTAACAGCAGAAGAAAGAGAAAACAAGGACTACCTGAAAACTTTATTCGAGGTTGTGCTTTTCATGGGCAAGCAGAACATACCGTTAGATGGTCGCAATTGTGAAGTGCCCGATGAGGTTTACGTGCCGGACAACTTTCAGGCTCTTCTTGAGTATCGTATAAATTCGGGGGATGATGTTCTGAGAAGACGATTTGAGATCTTTGCTGTGAACCAGGAATACTGCTCccggtcccagcaggcgcagatgtTGGAGGTGTGCGAGAGTGTCCTAAGAGAGGAGGTGCTGCACGATATACGCAACTCccagttcttctctgtaattgctgAGGACGCCGTGGATTTAGCAGGAGAGGAGCACCAGCCTGTTTTTATCAGGCATTTGGATGACGCCAACAACCTCAGAGAAGAGTTCATTGGGTTTCTCCCGTGCGGAGCAGATGCAGAAATCCTGGCTGTGAACTTTCTTGCAACTGTGACAGAGAAATGGCGCTTGAACATGGAATACTGTCGAGGGCAGTCTTTCGTGGCCTCAAGTAGACTCTCTTCCAAGATGAAAATCGTGACCTCGCGTTTGCTCCAAAAATACCCACAAGCAACCTTCACTCTCTGTTCATCCTGTGCCTTGAATATATGGCTAGCAAACTCCACGCCTGTCACAGGCGTTTCCGTAGTATTGGGCATCCTagaagatatttatttattttttaaaaactccCCCAACTTGCAGAAAGAGCTGGAGAGTACGATCGCTAGTCTCTTCCTGGACAACGTGGAGAAGGGCTCTGAGCTTCAGGAAATTGTgcaattggagtggataagaagaCACGACACGTTTGAAATCATTGTAGCTCTGCTTGAGTCGTTTGTCCTCTGCTTCGACAAAGTAGCTTGTGACAACTTGTTTCGATGGAGCACCAGGGTAACCAGTCATGCATTTATACTGTCAAGTGCCTTGACGGATTTTGACTTTGTCGTTACTATCGTAATATTGAAAAATGCCCTTTCGTTTACCCGGGCTTTCGGAAAAAATTTGCAAGGACAGACGTCTGACGTTTTCTCAGCGGCCAACAGCTTGACGGCAGTGTTGCATACTTTGAACGAGGTAATGGAGAACATTGAAGTCTACCACGAGTTCTGGTTTGAGGAAGCTACTAATCTGGCAACCAAGCTAGACATCCCGGTGAAGCTCCCAGGTAGGTTCCGTAGAATGCAGCATGCCAATTTGCAGCCCGACCTCACGGCGGAAAACTTTTATAAAGAGGCGCTTAGCATACCGACCATCCAGCACGTCATTCAAGGGCTGAAGGACATCTTCTCGGAGCAACATCTGAAAGCGCTCAAATGCTTATCCCTTATCCCCTCTGTAATGGGCCAGCTCAAATTCAGCACTAGCGAGGAACACAATACGGATCTGTACAAATGTGACCTCCCCAACCCAGACACGCTCTCTGCAGAGCTGCACTGTTGGCGCGTCAAATGGAAACACAGAGGTAAAGACGTTGAGCTACCATCCAACATCTACGAGTCCCTCCACCTCCCCGATATTAAGTTCTTCCCGAACGTTCACGCCCTACTGAAGATTTTGTGCATTCTACCCGTCATCAGAGTTGAAAGTGAGAAATTTGAAACGGGCAGGAGGCGTTTGAAGCACTACCTGGATAACACGCCGGCAGAACAGCGGTCACGACACCTGGCGTTTTTGAACGTAAACTATGACACAAAACACGACTTGGATTTAATGGTGGACACCTATATGAAAATGCTGTCGAATAATGTTAAACACGAACCCACATCGCCCCATTCAGAAATTGCTGAAAATGCTTGA